The following nucleotide sequence is from Brienomyrus brachyistius isolate T26 chromosome 25, BBRACH_0.4, whole genome shotgun sequence.
CCTGAAAGGGTCAAAACTATGTTGCCTTTCCATGATAGCCATTTTTGTTGTGACAGTTGTATGTGGGATCGATGCTATATTGTGATGGAGAACTGCTTTTTCCAGCTGTGTCACCCACTGTACACTGTAGCCAAACGAAAGGGAAAAGGGAAGTGATGGATGCCAGTGCTGTGGAGCTTTTAGCCCGAGCAATGACTGCTGAGCTGAATGTTTCAGACTGCTGGGTTTCTCATTATATACCCCACACTTCTGCAGCATGGATTCCGTACACCTCTCATGACATGGCGGTCCTAAATAAACTGAGGTCATTGTCCTCGACTCCACCACCACCTATATGTCACATCACTCCAGAGAACTTGTCTCCACTGCTCTGGAGTCCAGTGGCGgggtgctttacaccactgtatccaacgctttgcattgcatttggtgatgtaaggcttggatgcagctgctcggccatggaaacccattctaTGAAGTTCTCCACGCACTGTTCTTGGGCTAATCTAAAGGCCACACTGAGGGATTTCCCTAGTTATTTTGTAGTTATTTAATTATGTTCATTTAGCTCACTCATTTATAGCTTTcatatttcttatttttatatttctttctGTCCTTGCTACTCACTCATCATGTTCTTTGCCTCTCATACAACTTACTCTCCCCAAGGCCGTCTGACCCCTGGCTGCAGGAGTCTGTACGAAAACCATAGATAAAGGGCCTGCTTCCCTCAGTGGGGGCAgagacagacatagacagacagTGAACCGGCCGTGTGAAACATCTTCCTGTAACATCTTCATTCTGTCTTAATAAACTGCTTAAGGTTAAGGAACCTGCCTCATCATTCAACTAAAAGAACCTGAGGTTTCACTGAAgaaatctatcaaaataaaatctgAAGGTCTGTAGCTGTTGACTCAGCGAATGgttggcgacttctgcacactgtgcgcctcagcatgcgttgtccccgctctgtgattttacgtggcctACCACTTTGTAGCTGAGTTGATGTTCTTCAGAATtgtttccactttgttataacaccactaacagttgactgtgAAATATTTAGTACTGAGGAAGTTTCagaaatggacttattgcacaagTGACATCCTATCatggtaccacgcttgaattcattgagctcctgagagcgacccaCTCTTTAGCAAATAATTGTAGAAGTAGTCTGAGCCACAATTATGCAAATGCAAAGCTAACAATTGTAATATACAGACGCtcttctacttacgaactttcatcttacaaactttcagacatacgaatgaaGAAGACTGTAAAGCTactgtttcctgtccgcaacatcaaattTTGTTCTGCGTGCCAATTCCGCTTAGTAAGAATTCTGGCCGCCACTcctgccgcgcagcagcgtagcgtgcataCTCCTAGCATCTCAGTTCTTTATACTTGCGTATCGGTAAGACGAGCTCTCTTGAGATCGaagtttacttcgtttttattgCGAAATATTCTGTGCATTCATtatccatttttgttttatgtatcatTAGTAATGTGTTTTAGGATAAGGAAATATGTATTGACTTTATATCATACTTACTTATGCATGTAGATTTgagtacccttaaaatgatgttgaataacgacttacgaacatttcaaattacgaacggccgttcagAACGTAACTGGTTCgtgagtagaggagcgtctctaCTGACAATACACTGGCATGGTGAAATGCTCGCATCAGCCAGACATGCAGGGActacttttaaaataaaaccaGCACGAAAGGTAACCAACAATTATTAATATGGTGCATTTATATAAACTGGACATTTATGGTGTTACAGATTGATTGATTATCGTTTGTCGACATTTTATGATACAGAAAGCCATATATTTTTCTAATACATAATTAAGGTTACTGCAGTAAGTGCAGTTTCAAATTTTAGAAAAACAGTCCAACGTAATTTAGCACACATCTTccttaaatattaatataagcaaCACAATTCCATATTAATTTTACAcaatttcatttcattcatCATAAATGATTTGCTGTGATCTTTTCAAATCCATTTAAATCAAAAAAGTTACGTTTTCCATTTCAGAATCAGTCTGATCggcaattattttttaaaaaaggaataaaactgaaaaatataGCAAATTTATATATGATTATTTAAGGACAAAAAGAACCATAAAGATTATTCTAACTGTTACATGCATTGAACATTTTTTTCATAATGGACTTAAAAACTTCAAGGAGTTATAATACACGTTGCGTGTATTTGTTGTGTAGTCTGTACTGAAGAGTGGAAAAACGCCTTCTGTTCCAGTGTCCCTGAAGGGCCGCACAGCAGCCGCCGAACAGGCACTGCGAGGGATAGAAGGGTACCGATGTCAGGCATTTATTACACCCATCATTATAGAAATGTAATCACAATATTGAACTCACAAATGGAAAAATTAGAGATGCTCTtcgtaaataaaataaatgttgttATATTACACCGCGGCACTTCTGAATTCTCATATCTGATTGATCAGAAGGGTGTTTTTTAATTGTCTATAACAATACAggtaataaatcaataaattgatatatgtttaaatgcacataaagACTTTGTAAGACTTACACAAAGGAGAATCCAGAAGGGAAAGAGCAGGACAAAGATTGCACATGGGATGATAATGGCCAAAGCCCATACTGGGAAGCCACCTCCCACAGGAGTGATGTTAGCCCCAGGACTGGTGAGCAAAAGGCTTTGGCTGGGTGGATATATTGTTATTGCTGCACTGTTTTCAGACAAACCTGAAAGAAATACTTATTATTAATTGGGATTTTAAGCTATTTAATCAGATGATGACAGACAGCAATATTAAGCCTCTCTGTTGTTGTGTTTGAAACAATCTTTCCAATAAAACAAATGAGCTTCACCAAAGTATCAAAATTTAAACAATGGCTTGAAATGATAGAAATTTGTAAGAGTTGGAAAACAGGTTGTACTGCATTAAATTAGAAAGTGTCATTTACAGAACAAGCCCGAATGGCCAGGAAATTGGCAATGTTCGCACTGCGGGGCTCTGTGGCGATGGATGTTGCTGCGTAAAACATACCAGAGGCTTTCAGGATCTCCGCAAGGAAAGAGCTGGGATTGTTAATATCACCCTCTCGGAACACATACTTAAAGTCAACACGTATCAGACTCTCATTCAAGCTCCTGTGAAACACAAACAAGAAAAgtaataatacaaataatacaaataactggattgggaattttgtttttcatttttaattatcaGATAGTTATGGTTCACCAACTTACGTGTATAACGCTCTAGGGAAATTCACGTGGCTTGCTGTTGGGTTGTTTAGTATTGCGTTCAACTGGAATTTAAGCATCCAAGAGAGAATGAAGAAAAGACACAGATGAACCAAACTTGACTAAAATGAGCTACATATGATTTATTGGCATCTGATTAGTGACTGGTCCCCAAGCTGAGTGGAGATGTACAGCAGATGTATCTGCATTTGGCTGCTGTAATTGCATCTATAGCATCCAGCTGTATTTAGCAAAGTCATACACTCATTATAAAGGAGAAAGCCAAGCATCCATATCCCATAAACAAGAAAACACTGGAATACCCATAATCCCCTAAATAATGATCAGGATTCTCACCAGGTTATCAAGAGACGTCTGGATCTCATCATAAGTGTCATTCCTGAGTGTGTAATTTTCTGACATGTTCACCTGAGGTATCTTGAATTCGAAATTAATGCCAAAGGAATTGCTGGATATAGCTGAAAATTTTAAATGAACAGAATAAATATCTAATTAAGGCAAATTGTATTGTATTGAATAAAAAATTTAGGAAtgtaatatccattttttttataACACCCATTTTTTAAACTCGCTTGACAAATTTAGGCTCGCGAGGGGACCATAGCATATCCTTTAAGTTGTGGGCGCAAGACAGAGAACAACCTAACACAGATAATCAACCAATCACATGGCACACTCACGCATTATTCAGGATATAATATCTTATGTTAcatattttataaatagtttCTATGTGTGACAGTAAAAACAGTTTAACTATTATAACTTTATAATTTTAACTATTATACTTAATATTTATACATATGAAATCTCAGTCCAGGAAAAGAACTGATCATATCTAGCATTTATTAATGAAGTAACTCACAAATATATAGAATAAAACGACAAAAACTATAAATCTATGAAACTATATTCAAATGATCTGTAATAGgccaaaaagagagagaaaaagagcaTGGAGCTCACGTTCAAACACTGCATTCTGGATGCTGACGGGATCACGTGGACTTTTAGAAGCAAATTTCAGTCGTGGCGACAGAAATTTATCAACTATAGTGAGAATGGCGCTCTGACTGGGGGCTAAAGATTGCGTTATGAAAACCAGCCGAATGAAGATCAGTGCAGATCCCAAACTGGAAGAAAGAGAGGAGGAGAAACCATGACATCCAACATGCTACTGACTTGTCTAACAGCAACCACAACGAGAGGAAGCCCTGAGGctaaaatgttttaattttgaAAATACTGAATATAAATTCTGAACATACGTGGTCGTAGCTGTTGTAAAATTGGTGATAGGTCTCGAAACAATAGTCGTAGCGGTGGTTGGGCTGGATAGAGTTGTTGTCAACGTGCTGATGGTCATCGAAGGACCTATTGGTTCGGAGGTGCAACAATGATTCGTTAATGAAAAAATGAACTTCATTCAGTTTTCAACAAAAACATGTTCTGATACCTAGAGGTATAAAATGTTACCTGTGACAGCTGCAAAAGAGGTAAGCTGAATTGAAAGCTATGCTATGTCACTATTGGCTCATCATGAATAAGCCTACATGCCTAGTAAATAGGTATGGGTAGCACAGTAAACTAGGCAGGTTATGAGTTTTGCGATGACGATGCTACGTGATGCATACCACAGAGTTTCAGGATGTCAGAAAGGAAAGAGCTTGGCCTATCAATATTTCCCTCCTGcactttgtagtcaacacgagcaATTGTCTCATTGGTTGTATCCCTGTGGAGGTGAAGAAATCAGCAGAATCCATAAGCAACTTGCACTTTAATGACACATGGCTGAAATAATTGGATACAAAATATTCCAAAGGAAACTGTCATACGCTAGTTTCATGATTTACCTTAAGAAGCATTTCTCACTTTGATTTAAGCAGCAATAATGGGTTCATGACTTACGTGAAGTTTGCTGGAGGGAAGACCGTAGGCGGTACTGATAGATCTGTTAGTATTGCGTTGAGCTGGAGTTTGAATGACAGAGGGGAGACAAATAAAGGGCAGAGATCAAACCGATGTGGCCCAAAGGAGTGACATTTTCACAGCTGTCATTTTGTCAGCAGAATGCCGACTGTCTCCAAAGTTGAGTGGAGTTACAGCTGCATTATTCTACTGACTGGTGCGTACAACAACACAATCATGTTTCCAGTGTTCCTTCAGCCAACTGGTTTGTCAAGGAGGAACCACTGTCCTTAACAGAAGAACTGGTGGCCACCATAAACTGGATGACAGCCACAAGAAAGCCCTGCATTCACTAATAATTCTAATAAAAATAATCGCTACTCTTACCAATTTATTGATACAGTCCTGAATCAGGCCATGAGTCTCATTCCTGAGTTGGTCATCCTTTGAGATCTTTATGTTGCGGATCTGGAATCCGAAGTTGATGACAAAGGAATTGCTGGATGTATCTGAATGTGATGAGAGAAACATAAAATAAGAGAAAACGAATGCAATTCTGCTTAAGATACCTCTGACCTCATTTCTAATGCCAATCCAGGCATATGATAGTTTTGATTTGCCATGCATGCACCACTGATCAGTATATGTCTGCTGaaataaggtaaaaaaacaTGTAAAGCTTCTCATTTCCTGTGAATGGATTTGTTGAGCTTGGTAAATCTATTACAGAGTACCTGGGACAAACCATCTACTGCCTAGAGCATCACAAGTGAAGAAATGCTAAAAACGTTATAAATCATTCCATGATCTGTAGAAAAAACAAGGAAGAAAGTGGAGTGAGTGATGTTATTTCAGACTCAGATGGCGTCAGTGGAAAACTCACTTGTTACATTGATTTCCTGCATTTTCTCAGGCTGGGGCAATGTGGTCATATTGGATAGTAGCAATGGATCTGGGAGAGTTTTGATTGCGCTCAGAATGTCTTGGGCACTGGGGACTAGTCCTGTAGTTGTCAGTTCTAGCTGAATATAGAGCAGTGCAGATCCCACACTGGAAGAATGACAGGAAGAGAAACTGTGACATCTAAGGTACTCAGGTTGTattgtaagaaaaaaaacaataagaaaGGGACAACTTGAGGCTAATATTTCTCAAAGTTCTGAAAACACAAACGTACGTGGTCAGAGTTGTGGTGACACTGGTCGTTGCAGTGGTTAGGCTGGGTGGCATTCTTGTCATTGTAGTACTGGCTGTTGTGGGAAGCACTAGACCAGGGATTGCAacaatgattcattaatgacaaAATGGACTTCAGTCAGTTTTCAGCACAAACATGTTCTAATACCTAGAGGTATAAAATGTTACCTGTGACAGCTGCAAAAGAGGTAAGCTGAATTGAAAGCTATGTCATGTTACTATTGGCTCATCATGAATAAGCCTACATGCCTAGTAAATAGGTATGGGTAGCACAGTAAACTAGGCAGGTTATGAGTTTTGCGATGACGATGCTACGTGATGCATACCACAGAGTTTCAGGATGTCAGAAAGGAAAGAGCTTGGCCTATCAATATTTCCCTCCTGcactttgtagtcaacacgagcaATTGTCTCATTGGTTGTATCCCTGTGGAGGTGAAGAAATCAGCAGAATCCATAAGCAACTTGCACTTTAATGACACATGGCTGAAATAATTGGATACAAAATATTCCAAAGGAAACTGTCATACGCTAGTTTCATGATTTACCTTAAGAAGCATTTCTCACTTTGATTTAAGCAGCAATAATGGGTTCATGACTTACGTGAAGTTTGCTGGAGGGAAGACCGCAGGCGGTGCTGATGGATCTGTTAGTATGACGTTGAGCTGGAGTTTGAATGACAGAGGGGAGACAAATAAAGGGCAGAGATCAAACCGATGTGGCCCAAAGGAGTGACATTTTCACAGCTGTCATTTTGTCAGCAGAACGCCGACTGTCTCCAAAGTTGAGTGGAGTTACAGCTGCATTATTCTACTGACTGGTGCGTACAACAACACAATCATGTTTCCAGTGTTCCTTCAGCCAACTGGTTTGTCAAGGAGGAACCACTGTCCTTAACAGAAGAACTGGTGGCCACCATAAACTGGATGACAGCCACAAGAAAGCCCTGCATTCACTAATAATTCTAATAAAAATAATCGGTACTCTTACCAATTTATTGATACAGTCCTGAATCAGGCCATGAGTCTCATTCCTGAGTTGGTCATCCATTGAGATCTTTATGTTGTCGATCTGGAATCCGAAGTTGATGACAAAGGAATTGCTGGATGTATCTGAATGTGATGAGAGAAACATAAAATAAGAGAAAACGAATGCAATTCTGCTTAAGATACCTCTGACCTCATTTCTAATGCCAATCCAGGCATATGATAGTTTTGATTTGCCATGCATGCACCACTGATCAGTATATGTCTGCTGaaataaggtaaaaaaacaTGTAAAGCTTCTCATTTCCTGTGAATGGATTTGTTGAGCTTGGTAAATCTATTACAGAGTACCTGGGACAAACCATCTACTGCCTAGAGCGTCACAAGTGAAGAAATGCTAAAAACGTTATAAATCATTCAATGATCTGtagaaataagaaggaagaaaGTGGAGTGAGTGATGTTATTTCAGACTCAGATGGCGTCAGTGGAAAACTCACTTGTTACATTGATTTCCTGCATTTTCTCAGGCTGGGGCAATGTGGTCATATTGGATAGTAACAATGGATCTGGGAGAGTTTTGATTGCGCTCAGAATGTCTTGGGCACTGGGGACTGGTCCTGTAGTTGTCAGTTCTAGCTGAATATAGAGCAGTGCAGATCCCACACTGGAAGAATGACAGGAAGAGAAACTGTGACATCTAAGGTACTCAGGTTGTattgtaagaaaaaaaacaataagaaaGGGACAACTTGAGGCTAATATTTCTCAAAGTTCTGAAAACACAAACGTACGTGGTCAGAGTTGTGGTGACACTGGTCGTTGCAGTGGTTAGGCTGGGTGGCATTCTTGTCATTGTAGTACTGGCTGTTGTGGGAAGCACTAGACCAGGGATTGCAacaatgattcattaatgacaaAATGGACTTCAGTCAGTTTTCAGCACAAACATGTTCTAATACCTAGAGGTATAAAATGTTACCTGTGACAGCTGCAAAAGAGGTAAGCTGAATTGAAAGCTATGTTATGTTACTATTGGCTCATCATGAATAAGCCTACATGCCTAGTAAATAGGTATGGGTAGCACAGTAAACTAGGCAGGTTATGAGTTTTGCGATGACGATGCTACGTGATGCATACCACAGAGTTTCAGGATGTCAGAAAGGAAAGAGCTTGGCCTATCAATATTTCCCTCCTGcactttgtagtcaacacgagcaATTGTCTCATTGGTTGTATCCCTGTGGAGGTGAAGAAATCAGCAGAATCCATAAGCAACTTGCACTTTAATGACACATGGCTGAAATAATTGGATACAAAATATTCCAAAGGAAACTGTCATACGCTAGTTTCATGATTTACCTTAAGAAGCATTTCTCACTTTGATTTAAGCAGCAATAATGGGTTCATGACTTACGTGAAGTTTGCTGGAGGGAAGACCGCAGGCGGTGCTGATGGATCTGTTAGTATCGCGTTGAGCTGGAGTTTGAATGACAGAGGGGAGACAAATAAAGGGCAGAGATCAAACCGATGTGGCCCAAAGGAGTGACATTTTCACAGCTGTCATTTTGTCAGCAGAACGCCGACTGTCTCCAAAGTTGAGTGGAGTTACAGCTGCATTATTCTACTGACTGGTGCGTACAACAACACAATCATGTTTCCAGTGTTCCTTCAGCCAACTGGTTTGTCAAGGAGGAACCACTGTCCTTAACAGAAGAACTGGTGGCCACCATAAACTGGATGACAGCCACAAGAAAGCCCTGCATTCACTAATAATTCTAATAAAAATAATCGGTACTCTTACCAATTTATTGATACAGTCCTGAATCAGGCCATGAGTCTCATTCCTGAGTTGGTCATCCATTGAGATCTTTATGTTGTCGATCTGGAATCCGAAGTTGATGACAAAGGAATTGCTGGATGTATCTGAATGTGATGAGAGAAACATAAAATAAGAGAAAACAAATGCAATTCTGCTTAAGATACCTCTGACCTCATTTCTAATGCCAATCCAGGCATATGATAGTTTTGATTTGCCATGCATG
It contains:
- the LOC125720650 gene encoding uncharacterized protein LOC125720650 isoform X11, whose translation is MTTLPQPEKMQEINVTNTSSNSFVINFGFQIRNIKISKDDQLRNETHGLIQDCINKLLNAILTDLSVPPTVFPPANFTDTTNETIARVDYKVQEGNIDRPSSFLSDILKLCGPSMTISTLTTTLSSPTTATTIVSRPITNFTTATTTLGSALIFIRLVFITQSLAPSQSAILTIVDKFLSPRLKFASKSPRDPVSIQNAVFEPISSNSFGINFEFKIPQVNMSENYTLRNDTYDEIQTSLDNLLNAILNNPTASHVNFPRALYTSLNESLIRVDFKYVFREGDINNPSSFLAEILKASGLSENSAAITIYPPSQSLLLTSPGANITPVGGGFPVWALAIIIPCAIFVLLFPFWILLCCLFGGCCAALQGHWNRRRFSTLQYRLHNKYTQRVL
- the LOC125720650 gene encoding uncharacterized protein LOC125720650 isoform X10 yields the protein MFLSSHSDTSSNSFVINFGFQIDNIKISMDDQLRNETHGLIQDCINKLLNAILTDLSVPPTVFPPANFTDTTNETIARVDYKVQEGNIDRPSSFLSDILKLCGPSMTISTLTTTLSSPTTATTIVSRPITNFTTATTTLGSALIFIRLVFITQSLAPSQSAILTIVDKFLSPRLKFASKSPRDPVSIQNAVFEPISSNSFGINFEFKIPQVNMSENYTLRNDTYDEIQTSLDNLLNAILNNPTASHVNFPRALYTSLNESLIRVDFKYVFREGDINNPSSFLAEILKASGLSENSAAITIYPPSQSLLLTSPGANITPVGGGFPVWALAIIIPCAIFVLLFPFWILLCCLFGGCCAALQGHWNRRRFSTLQYRLHNKYTQRVL
- the LOC125720650 gene encoding uncharacterized protein LOC125720650 isoform X1 gives rise to the protein MTRMPPSLTTATTSVTTTLTTVGSALLYIQLELTTTGLVPSAQDILSAIKTLPDPLLLSNMTTLPQPEKMQEINVTNTSSNSFVINFGFQIRNIKISKDDQLRNETHGLIQDCINKLLNAILTDLSVPPTVFPPANFTDTTNETIARVDYKVQEGNIDRPSSFLSDILKLCGPSMTISTLTTTLSSPTTATTIVSRPITNFTTATTTLGSALIFIRLVFITQSLAPSQSAILTIVDKFLSPRLKFASKSPRDPVSIQNAVFEPISSNSFGINFEFKIPQVNMSENYTLRNDTYDEIQTSLDNLLNAILNNPTASHVNFPRALYTSLNESLIRVDFKYVFREGDINNPSSFLAEILKASGLSENSAAITIYPPSQSLLLTSPGANITPVGGGFPVWALAIIIPCAIFVLLFPFWILLCCLFGGCCAALQGHWNRRRFSTLQYRLHNKYTQRVL
- the LOC125720650 gene encoding uncharacterized protein LOC125720650 isoform X9, whose product is MTRMPPSLTTATTSVTTTLTTVGSALLYIQLELTTTGLVPSAQDILSAIKTLPDPLLLSNMTTLPQPEKMQEINVTNTSSNSFVINFGFQIRNIKISKDDQLRNETHGLIQDCINKLLNAILTDLSVPPTVFPPANFTDTTNETIARVDYKVQEGNIDRPSSFLSDILKLCGPSMTISTLTTTLSSPTTATTIVSRPITNFTTATTTLGSALIFIRLVFITQSLAPSQSAILTIVDKFLSPRLKFASKSPRDPVSIQNAVFEPISSNSFGINFEFKIPQVNMSENYTLRNDTYDEIQTSLDNLLNAILNNPTASHVNFPRALYTSLNESLIRVDFKYVFREGDINNPSSFLAEILKASGLSENSAAITIYPPSQSLLLTSPGANITPVGGGFPVWALAIIIPCAIFVLLFPFWILLCCLFGGCCAALQGHWNRRRFSTLQYRLHNKYTQRVL
- the LOC125720650 gene encoding uncharacterized protein LOC125720650 isoform X17; this encodes MTTLPQPEKMQEINVTNTSSNSFVINFGFQIRNIKISKDDQLRNETHGLIQDCINKLLNAILTDLSVPPTVFPPANFTDTTNETIARVDYKVQEGNIDRPSSFLSDILKLCGPSMTISTLTTTLSSPTTATTIVSRPITNFTTATTTLGSALIFIRLVFITQSLAPSQSAILTIVDKFLSPRLKFASKSPRDPVSIQNAVFEPISSNSFGINFEFKIPQVNMSENYTLRNDTYDEIQTSLDNLLNAILNNPTASHVNFPRALYTSLNESLIRVDFKYVFREGDINNPSSFLAEILKASGLSENSAAITIYPPSQSLLLTSPGANITPVGGGFPVWALAIIIPCAIFVLLFPFWILLCCLFGGCCAALQGHWNRRRFSTLQYRLHNKYTQRVL